A section of the Clostridium omnivorum genome encodes:
- a CDS encoding Nramp family divalent metal transporter, protein MKKNWNKFLFILSILGPGLITANAGNDAGGVTTYSVVGAHYGYSMLWGLFAIGIGLAVVQEMNARMAIVTGKGLSDLIRERFGVKWAFFAMLVLIIANLGVCIGDFAGIAASLELFKISKYISIPMITFFIWFIMTKGNYSTAEKVFLGLTLTFFSYVITAFLVKPNWGNVALSIVKPNAPMTKDYFLTLIGMVGTTITPYMQFYLQSSIVDKGISLKDYKYEKLDVYLGTVWGILTALFITVCTAETLHKAGILIDTAQDAASALGPLAGNYSFILFAVGLFGASFLACCIIPLSTSYAVCEAFGFESGLNNKIKEAPVFFGLFLFMIITSAVVVLIPKVSLISIILVTQQIAGVLCPVVLIFMLNLVNDKEVMGEYVNSTLQNLIAKGTVALIIILTIAAFIGTFM, encoded by the coding sequence ATGAAAAAGAATTGGAACAAGTTTTTATTTATTTTAAGTATTTTAGGACCTGGGCTTATAACTGCAAATGCTGGAAATGATGCTGGAGGGGTTACAACCTACTCTGTAGTTGGTGCACATTACGGATACTCCATGCTATGGGGATTGTTTGCTATTGGTATAGGGCTTGCAGTAGTTCAAGAAATGAATGCAAGAATGGCCATTGTTACTGGAAAAGGGCTTTCAGATTTGATAAGGGAAAGATTTGGTGTAAAGTGGGCATTCTTTGCTATGTTAGTTCTTATAATTGCTAATCTTGGAGTTTGCATTGGTGACTTTGCTGGAATTGCAGCAAGTTTAGAGTTATTTAAGATTAGTAAATATATTTCAATACCAATGATTACATTTTTTATATGGTTTATAATGACTAAAGGAAACTATTCTACTGCTGAAAAGGTGTTTTTAGGCCTCACGTTAACTTTTTTTAGCTATGTCATAACAGCCTTTTTAGTAAAACCTAATTGGGGCAATGTAGCTTTAAGCATTGTAAAACCTAATGCACCAATGACAAAGGATTATTTTTTGACTTTAATTGGAATGGTTGGAACTACTATTACTCCTTATATGCAGTTTTATCTGCAATCTTCAATAGTAGATAAAGGGATATCCCTTAAGGATTATAAATATGAAAAGTTAGATGTGTATCTTGGAACTGTATGGGGAATACTTACAGCCCTATTTATAACGGTATGTACTGCAGAAACACTACATAAGGCAGGTATCCTTATAGATACAGCACAAGATGCTGCATCCGCACTAGGCCCTCTTGCTGGGAATTATTCATTTATTTTATTTGCAGTAGGATTATTTGGAGCTTCATTTTTAGCATGCTGTATAATTCCATTGTCAACTTCCTATGCAGTATGTGAGGCATTTGGTTTTGAAAGTGGACTTAATAACAAAATTAAGGAAGCACCAGTATTCTTTGGTTTATTCTTATTTATGATAATTACAAGTGCTGTAGTGGTGCTTATTCCAAAGGTATCATTAATATCAATTATTTTAGTAACACAGCAGATTGCAGGGGTATTATGTCCGGTAGTTCTTATATTTATGCTCAATTTAGTGAATGACAAAGAGGTTATGGGAGAATACGTGAACAGTACACTTCAAAACTTAATTGCAAAGGGTACAGTAGCATTGATAATTATTTTAACCATTGCCGCTTTTATTGGAACATTTATGTAA
- a CDS encoding magnesium transporter, with translation MERLVSFFLSKVLYKKVYDEDGDVLGKLWDAYVTTEDGYPKIIGYKVKTASEMISCEFRHINFYKVDGKIEIKVKDAKEIIPRDYSYLLSKHLLDKQIVDINGKKLVRVNDLRISEIAGELRVVAVDTGVMALGRRLGVENALKGIYSFMNKKASDSLIMWDNVESLEMVNDNLKLAVPYKKLSKLHPADLADILEEMDVNYRNKVFESLDENLAADTLEEIEPEIQADILEAMSQSKAAEVLDSMPNDEIADILDEVDEETAEKILMNLEKEDADEVRTLMEYEEETVGSIMNKDFICFNVNISTQETIELLRELKPEAEVAYYIYLIDDKEKLQGVVSLRNLVVAPPSSKLKEIMDDSVIKVRDYESIEDSIETAVKYNLLSLPVVDENDKLCGIVIMSDIIDEVLMPTWRRSSKKVS, from the coding sequence ATGGAAAGATTAGTTAGTTTTTTTCTAAGCAAAGTTCTTTATAAGAAGGTTTATGATGAAGATGGAGATGTTTTAGGAAAGCTATGGGATGCTTACGTAACCACTGAAGATGGATATCCAAAAATAATTGGTTATAAAGTTAAAACAGCTAGTGAAATGATAAGCTGCGAATTTAGACATATTAATTTTTACAAAGTTGATGGAAAAATAGAGATAAAAGTTAAAGATGCAAAGGAAATAATTCCAAGAGATTATTCCTATCTTCTATCCAAGCATCTTTTGGATAAACAAATTGTAGATATAAATGGTAAGAAGCTAGTAAGGGTCAATGATTTAAGAATAAGCGAAATAGCTGGTGAGCTTAGAGTAGTTGCTGTAGATACAGGAGTAATGGCTTTAGGAAGAAGGTTAGGCGTGGAGAATGCTTTAAAAGGAATCTATTCCTTTATGAATAAAAAAGCTTCAGACAGCCTTATAATGTGGGATAATGTTGAATCTTTAGAGATGGTTAATGATAATTTGAAATTAGCAGTACCATATAAAAAACTGTCTAAATTGCACCCAGCGGATTTAGCAGATATTCTTGAAGAAATGGATGTTAATTATAGAAATAAAGTATTTGAAAGTCTTGATGAAAACTTGGCTGCGGATACTCTAGAAGAAATTGAGCCAGAGATTCAAGCAGATATTTTGGAAGCAATGAGTCAATCAAAGGCAGCAGAAGTTCTTGACAGCATGCCTAATGATGAAATTGCTGATATATTAGATGAAGTGGATGAGGAGACTGCAGAAAAGATATTGATGAATCTTGAAAAAGAAGATGCTGACGAAGTTAGAACTCTTATGGAGTATGAAGAAGAGACTGTGGGAAGCATAATGAATAAGGATTTTATATGCTTCAATGTGAATATTTCAACTCAAGAAACTATTGAACTTTTAAGAGAACTTAAACCTGAAGCAGAGGTTGCTTATTATATTTATCTTATTGATGATAAAGAAAAACTTCAAGGAGTAGTTTCGTTGAGAAATCTTGTAGTTGCACCTCCTAGCAGCAAGCTGAAGGAAATCATGGATGACAGTGTAATTAAAGTAAGAGATTATGAAAGTATAGAAGATAGTATAGAAACGGCAGTAAAATATAACCTTCTTTCTCTTCCTGTTGTAGATGAAAATGATAAATTATGTGGAATAGTAATTATGAGCGATATTATTGATGAAGTACTAATGCCTACATGGAGAAGAAGCTCTAAGAAAGTAAGCTAG
- a CDS encoding BMP family ABC transporter substrate-binding protein, which yields MKENSGREFFEQARKLGLKEYNKNISRGEIGYLTSLEGIVKNTEIVSHVDLGLIEIPLKKIIGTYTHLRSLSFAKNFMPIIEAGTEFEKKWSALCEAHLDEGIKHSIKVYEYMNFFYVIEGNKRVSVLKFFDAYSISAKVTRLIPKKDEANKDIRIYYEFLEFNKITGLNSIWFSSEGSFKTLLHYLDQLDPNISDFHDKYKYFEVYIYNSFRDIYLNAGGDELPITTGDAFLEYIKIYGLPHKINSDDLSSSMKEFIKELAALNNSKEIDILTSPLENSQNRMLSTLTSLVIPKKKLRVAFAYARKIESSGWTYAHELGRRHIEKVLRDQVSTTYVENVPEDERAYDVFEILAESGYDIIFTTSPIYFNATLKCSLEYPHVKFFNCSGANPYTHVSNYYGRTYEPRFLTGIIAGAMTQRNILGYVGTSVNPEVISSINAFALGAKMVNPYAKVKVAWTNEWNSRIKFNDAGNKLIKLGADIICNRTLDVPHPVSTDYGVYSMLCSIDKKRGVPDKYLATPIWNWGIFYEKILRNILNDTFKTIVDMFSSNSQLINFWWGIDTGVVDIFYSDEEVPKDTQKLVNLLKTMIITGAYHPFTGPILDQQGNIRISPNESASHEEILSMNWFVDNVIVEDYNNQ from the coding sequence ATGAAAGAAAATTCTGGTAGAGAATTTTTTGAACAGGCTAGAAAGCTTGGACTTAAAGAATACAACAAAAATATTTCAAGAGGTGAAATTGGTTATCTCACATCTCTTGAAGGAATAGTTAAAAATACAGAAATAGTATCCCATGTTGATTTGGGCTTAATTGAAATACCCTTAAAAAAAATTATTGGAACCTATACGCATTTGAGAAGCTTATCCTTTGCTAAAAACTTTATGCCTATCATAGAAGCAGGTACTGAATTTGAAAAAAAATGGTCTGCACTCTGTGAAGCACATCTGGATGAAGGTATTAAACATTCAATTAAGGTATATGAATATATGAACTTCTTTTACGTGATAGAAGGTAATAAACGGGTAAGTGTTTTGAAATTTTTCGATGCCTATTCAATATCTGCTAAAGTTACTAGACTTATACCTAAAAAGGATGAAGCAAATAAAGATATACGCATTTATTACGAATTCTTAGAGTTTAATAAAATAACGGGTCTCAACTCTATTTGGTTTTCATCAGAGGGCAGCTTTAAAACTTTGCTTCACTATTTGGATCAGTTAGACCCTAATATATCAGACTTTCATGATAAATATAAATATTTTGAAGTATATATATACAATAGTTTTAGAGATATTTACCTAAATGCAGGTGGTGATGAGTTACCTATTACTACCGGTGATGCTTTCTTAGAGTATATTAAAATTTATGGTCTTCCACATAAAATAAATTCAGATGATCTTTCCTCAAGTATGAAAGAATTTATTAAAGAACTGGCAGCCCTAAATAACAGTAAAGAAATAGATATTCTCACGTCTCCATTGGAGAATTCTCAAAACAGGATGCTTTCTACTCTAACCTCTTTAGTTATACCTAAGAAAAAACTAAGAGTTGCATTTGCATATGCAAGAAAAATAGAGAGTTCTGGATGGACTTATGCTCATGAACTAGGAAGGCGGCATATTGAAAAGGTGCTGCGTGATCAAGTATCAACTACTTATGTAGAAAATGTCCCTGAAGATGAAAGAGCATATGACGTATTCGAAATTCTTGCAGAAAGCGGCTATGATATTATCTTCACTACAAGCCCTATTTATTTTAATGCTACTTTAAAATGTTCCTTGGAGTATCCACATGTTAAATTTTTTAACTGCTCTGGAGCAAATCCATATACTCATGTAAGTAACTATTATGGTCGTACTTATGAGCCTAGGTTTTTAACAGGAATTATAGCAGGAGCAATGACTCAAAGGAACATTTTGGGATATGTTGGTACTAGTGTTAATCCTGAAGTTATAAGTTCAATAAATGCCTTTGCTCTTGGAGCAAAAATGGTTAATCCCTATGCTAAAGTCAAGGTAGCGTGGACAAATGAATGGAACAGCAGAATAAAATTCAATGATGCAGGTAATAAACTGATTAAACTAGGTGCAGACATCATTTGCAATAGAACATTAGATGTACCCCATCCAGTATCCACTGACTATGGTGTTTATTCGATGCTCTGCAGCATTGATAAAAAACGTGGAGTTCCTGATAAATATTTAGCTACTCCTATATGGAATTGGGGAATATTCTATGAAAAAATACTTAGAAACATTTTAAACGATACCTTTAAGACCATAGTTGATATGTTTAGTAGTAATTCGCAGCTTATAAACTTTTGGTGGGGCATAGATACTGGTGTGGTAGATATCTTTTACTCTGATGAGGAAGTTCCTAAAGATACTCAAAAGCTAGTAAACCTTTTAAAAACTATGATAATAACAGGTGCTTACCATCCATTTACAGGTCCTATTTTAGATCAGCAAGGAAATATAAGAATAAGCCCAAATGAATCAGCCTCACATGAAGAAATTTTGTCAATGAACTGGTTTGTAGACAATGTTATAGTAGAAGATTACAATAATCAATAA
- a CDS encoding metallophosphoesterase family protein has protein sequence MKILLVSDVETPYLWDFFQPDKFNDIDLIISCGDLKVDYLSFLVTMIKAPLYYVPGNHNEKYLKSPPEGCESIDGKLVVYKGVRILGLGGSMRYNAAGNYQYTEKEMKKRIFKLKAKLWWNKGFDILVTHSPSYGYGDGKDLCHIGFKCFNDLLNKYSPKYFFHGHQHLNYGLKPRILQHGTTKIVNAFEYYIVEY, from the coding sequence TTGAAGATTTTACTGGTATCTGATGTTGAAACACCATATTTATGGGACTTTTTTCAGCCAGATAAATTTAATGATATAGATTTAATAATTTCTTGTGGAGATCTTAAAGTGGACTACCTATCTTTTTTGGTTACAATGATTAAGGCTCCTTTGTATTATGTTCCGGGAAATCATAATGAAAAATATTTAAAGAGTCCGCCTGAGGGTTGTGAATCCATTGATGGAAAGCTTGTAGTGTATAAAGGTGTAAGAATACTTGGGCTCGGTGGAAGTATGAGATATAATGCTGCAGGAAATTATCAATATACAGAAAAAGAAATGAAGAAAAGAATATTCAAGTTAAAAGCTAAGTTATGGTGGAATAAAGGCTTTGATATATTAGTTACCCATTCTCCTTCTTATGGATATGGAGACGGTAAAGATTTATGTCATATAGGATTTAAGTGCTTTAATGATCTGCTTAACAAGTATTCCCCAAAATATTTTTTTCATGGACATCAGCATCTTAACTATGGTTTAAAACCAAGAATACTACAGCATGGCACTACTAAAATAGTTAATGCCTTTGAATATTATATTGTTGAATATTAA
- a CDS encoding YegS/Rv2252/BmrU family lipid kinase, whose amino-acid sequence MNKVKFIYNPYSGENAIIADIDKVIMVHQKYGYTVIPYRINMEYGLTKAFEDIDEGYSYVLIAGGDGTVDNVVNHMKELNIELPVAILPVGTANDFAKFIGMPQDIERACEQILTSTKKTVDIGKINDKYFVNVASTGLFTDVSQKTDVNLKNTIGKLAYYVKGLEQLPNFRKLKVKVKSEERTFDGKMYLMLIFNGQTAGNLKFAYKSIVDDGYLDVIIIKAGMIKDMISLFIKMLKGEHLEDVHNLIYFKTDKLDIICNEDIVTDIDGERGPDFPLHIECVKGGLDILGIKD is encoded by the coding sequence ATGAATAAGGTAAAGTTTATTTATAATCCGTATTCGGGAGAAAATGCAATTATAGCAGATATAGACAAAGTAATTATGGTTCATCAAAAATATGGTTATACGGTGATACCTTATAGAATTAATATGGAATATGGTTTAACCAAGGCTTTTGAAGATATAGATGAAGGTTATTCATATGTGCTTATAGCTGGTGGAGATGGAACCGTGGATAATGTTGTAAATCACATGAAGGAATTAAATATAGAGTTACCTGTAGCTATACTACCAGTAGGAACTGCTAATGACTTTGCTAAGTTTATTGGTATGCCACAGGATATTGAAAGAGCATGTGAACAAATATTGACAAGCACCAAAAAAACTGTTGACATTGGTAAAATTAATGACAAATATTTTGTAAATGTAGCAAGTACAGGCTTATTTACAGATGTATCTCAAAAAACTGATGTAAACTTAAAAAATACAATTGGGAAGCTTGCTTATTATGTTAAGGGACTAGAACAGCTGCCTAACTTTAGAAAGTTAAAAGTAAAAGTAAAATCAGAAGAGCGAACTTTTGATGGCAAGATGTATTTAATGCTTATATTTAACGGTCAGACTGCAGGAAACCTTAAGTTTGCCTATAAGTCAATAGTAGATGACGGATATCTCGATGTAATTATAATTAAAGCTGGGATGATAAAGGACATGATTTCCTTATTCATTAAGATGCTAAAGGGTGAGCATTTAGAAGATGTACATAACCTTATCTATTTTAAAACTGATAAGCTAGATATAATATGTAATGAAGATATTGTAACAGATATAGATGGAGAAAGAGGTCCTGATTTTCCACTTCACATAGAATGTGTAAAAGGCGGCCTAGATATACTTGGAATAAAAGATTAA
- a CDS encoding CBS domain-containing protein: MKVRDIMTKDVATLNSTDSVERAAQLMNEHNVGSIPVCDGEKCIGIITDRDIALRSVAQGGNTHSQTVRDIMSSNPVVGNLDMDIHDAARIMSERQIRRLPIVENGNIVGIVALGDLAVETKLVDDAGNALSSISEPSSPNI; this comes from the coding sequence ATGAAAGTAAGAGATATAATGACTAAAGATGTGGCTACATTAAATTCTACAGATTCAGTTGAACGTGCGGCTCAGCTAATGAATGAACACAATGTAGGTTCTATACCTGTATGTGATGGAGAAAAATGCATAGGAATCATTACTGATAGAGATATAGCTCTTAGATCTGTAGCCCAAGGCGGAAATACCCACAGTCAAACTGTAAGAGATATAATGTCATCAAATCCTGTAGTAGGAAATTTAGATATGGATATTCATGATGCTGCTAGAATAATGAGTGAAAGACAAATAAGAAGACTTCCTATAGTTGAAAATGGAAATATTGTTGGAATAGTTGCTTTAGGAGACTTAGCAGTTGAAACAAAGCTTGTTGATGATGCAGGAAATGCACTAAGCAGCATTTCTGAGCCCAGCAGCCCTAATATTTAA
- a CDS encoding TVP38/TMEM64 family protein: MDKTSKKDLKGKYFKYIVFILIIAAIFFFIFTRRPGMRFINVHSFKKIINVHNLRRFIISYGPFAAVVFVLIYSLKPVVLVVPASLLSIMAGNIFGPVKATFLSMVSCFFAGTLAFYLARMLGKSFVEKILGEKALKLDNSIEQHGFRIMLLMRLSTIFPYDPLSYAAGLTKMRYRDFILGTLIGILPEMIAYSYVGHNMQHPSILKFVAPVCIVAFIAVMSYRSYKKAS, from the coding sequence ATGGACAAAACTAGCAAGAAGGATTTAAAGGGTAAATATTTTAAATATATAGTATTTATTTTAATTATTGCAGCTATATTCTTTTTTATTTTTACTCGAAGGCCAGGAATGAGATTTATTAATGTACACAGTTTTAAAAAAATTATTAATGTACATAATCTTAGAAGATTTATAATAAGCTATGGACCATTTGCAGCGGTGGTTTTTGTTCTTATATATTCATTAAAACCTGTGGTGTTAGTGGTTCCGGCTTCATTACTTTCCATCATGGCGGGCAATATTTTTGGCCCAGTAAAAGCTACTTTTTTAAGTATGGTAAGCTGTTTTTTTGCTGGAACCTTAGCTTTTTATTTAGCACGTATGCTTGGAAAGTCTTTTGTAGAAAAGATCCTGGGAGAAAAGGCGCTAAAGCTGGACAATAGTATTGAACAGCATGGATTTAGAATTATGCTGCTAATGAGATTATCAACTATATTTCCCTATGATCCTCTTAGTTATGCAGCTGGGCTTACAAAAATGAGGTACAGAGACTTTATTTTAGGTACTTTAATAGGAATTTTGCCTGAAATGATAGCATATTCCTATGTAGGACATAACATGCAGCATCCTTCTATACTTAAATTTGTGGCACCAGTATGTATAGTTGCATTCATTGCAGTTATGTCATATCGCAGCTATAAAAAAGCTTCTTAA
- the pssA gene encoding CDP-diacylglycerol--serine O-phosphatidyltransferase: MAKSTVPNLFTFANLACGILSLIMTFNGNYTWACLFIIIAGLIDRYDGRVARFLQVSSDIGKELDSLADLVSFGVAPSILLFSLYNFMSFGIIGYFLVVIFPIAGAYRLARYNSTQFNNIFMGVPITIAGVLLALYGLITINHNLNPGLTVILMLLLSYLMISKLQIKKI, encoded by the coding sequence ATGGCTAAAAGTACTGTGCCGAATCTGTTTACTTTCGCAAATTTAGCATGTGGCATACTTTCTCTTATCATGACATTTAACGGTAACTATACATGGGCTTGTTTATTTATAATTATTGCTGGATTAATAGATAGATATGATGGTAGAGTAGCAAGATTTCTTCAAGTTTCTAGTGACATCGGTAAAGAATTGGATTCATTAGCTGACTTAGTATCTTTTGGAGTAGCACCTTCAATTTTATTATTTAGTCTTTATAATTTTATGAGTTTCGGGATCATAGGATACTTCCTTGTAGTAATATTTCCAATAGCTGGTGCATACAGACTTGCCAGATATAACAGTACACAATTTAACAATATATTTATGGGTGTACCAATAACAATCGCTGGTGTTCTTCTAGCATTATATGGCTTAATAACTATTAATCATAATTTAAATCCTGGACTTACAGTTATTCTTATGTTGCTTTTATCTTATTTAATGATAAGTAAACTTCAAATAAAAAAAATATAA
- the cax gene encoding calcium/proton exchanger: MKKTYLFLILSMILTFISTPYNILNTVLYSLAVIPLAILLGDFTSEISQYIGDKKGGLLAATIGNFPELMMGLWSIQLGMIPMVKSALIGSIISNMLLVLGISIFFGGIKYRDQKFNKIVARTNFNMLLLAMSALVVMASLNRYANLKNSVMISISLKVSLVLVLIYVLGLIFSLYTHSNLFIVSEDKEELGEDKSKSPKFIVIGLILCSIILFFLSERLITSMKELINTYNVSQEFLGIILIPILGNIGENVSAIMSALKNKVNLSLEIAIGSSIQISLFVTPLLVMFAYFSGVPMTFIFSTFQIIISIIAVGMSFFVFQDGKTYWLEGAILIAIYIMITLAYYHIS; the protein is encoded by the coding sequence ATGAAAAAGACGTATCTGTTCTTAATACTATCTATGATTTTAACTTTTATAAGCACACCATATAATATTTTAAACACTGTGCTGTATTCTCTAGCTGTTATTCCCTTAGCTATTTTGCTTGGAGATTTTACTTCTGAAATATCGCAATATATAGGAGATAAGAAAGGCGGTCTTCTAGCGGCCACCATTGGGAATTTTCCTGAACTAATGATGGGCTTGTGGTCCATTCAATTAGGTATGATTCCAATGGTGAAATCCGCATTAATTGGTTCTATAATAAGCAATATGCTTTTAGTACTTGGAATTTCAATATTCTTTGGAGGAATTAAATATAGAGATCAAAAATTTAACAAGATTGTTGCAAGAACCAATTTCAATATGCTGCTGCTTGCAATGTCAGCATTAGTAGTTATGGCTTCTCTCAATAGGTATGCTAATCTTAAAAATTCAGTTATGATATCCATAAGCCTAAAGGTTTCTTTAGTATTAGTATTAATTTATGTTTTAGGTCTTATTTTTTCTCTTTATACGCATAGCAATCTTTTTATAGTTAGTGAGGATAAGGAAGAACTTGGAGAGGATAAAAGTAAAAGTCCTAAATTTATTGTAATCGGCCTAATATTATGCTCCATAATATTATTTTTTTTAAGCGAAAGGCTCATTACAAGTATGAAAGAATTAATAAATACCTATAATGTATCTCAAGAGTTTTTAGGAATAATACTGATACCTATACTGGGGAATATTGGTGAAAATGTTTCTGCGATAATGAGTGCCTTAAAAAATAAGGTGAACCTAAGTCTTGAAATAGCCATAGGTTCAAGTATACAAATCTCTTTATTTGTTACTCCTCTATTAGTTATGTTTGCTTATTTTTCTGGAGTACCAATGACCTTTATATTTTCAACTTTTCAAATTATTATAAGTATAATTGCAGTAGGGATGTCTTTCTTTGTATTTCAAGATGGTAAAACCTATTGGCTTGAAGGAGCTATTTTGATTGCAATATATATAATGATTACCTTGGCATATTATCATATATCCTAG
- the sdaAA gene encoding L-serine ammonia-lyase, iron-sulfur-dependent, subunit alpha — translation MFVNTAKELIDICSKENLTIWEYTLREEIKETGLDREEIWNKMKKNLKIMKEASEYGLRHKVTSVSGIIGGDAYRLQKYIVRDNSLCGNFMMKAMARAISCSEVNAAMGRIVATPTAGSCGVLPATVITAGEKLYKSEDELVQALFTAAGVGILIAKNATISGAEGGCQAEVGAASAMAAAATVEMMGGTVQMAFNAAAIVIKNILGLVCDPIAGLVEAPCAKRNASGTVSALTVADMAMAGVKSVIPFDEVVDAMYRVGKQLPCELRETALGGLATTPTGIEIRKKVLGQ, via the coding sequence GTGTTTGTGAATACAGCAAAGGAATTAATTGATATTTGCAGCAAAGAAAATTTAACTATCTGGGAATATACGCTTAGAGAAGAAATTAAAGAAACTGGCTTAGATAGAGAAGAAATTTGGAACAAGATGAAAAAGAACTTAAAGATAATGAAAGAAGCTTCAGAGTATGGACTTAGACACAAAGTTACTTCTGTAAGCGGAATCATAGGTGGAGATGCCTATAGACTTCAAAAATATATTGTAAGGGATAATTCCTTATGCGGAAACTTTATGATGAAAGCAATGGCAAGAGCTATTTCCTGTTCAGAGGTAAATGCTGCTATGGGAAGAATAGTTGCTACACCTACTGCAGGTTCATGCGGAGTACTTCCTGCAACTGTAATTACAGCAGGTGAAAAACTTTATAAATCAGAGGATGAATTAGTTCAGGCTCTATTTACAGCTGCTGGAGTAGGAATATTAATAGCTAAAAATGCTACAATTTCAGGAGCAGAAGGAGGATGTCAGGCAGAAGTAGGGGCAGCATCAGCGATGGCAGCAGCAGCCACTGTAGAAATGATGGGTGGTACAGTTCAAATGGCATTTAATGCTGCAGCAATAGTAATAAAGAATATATTAGGTCTGGTTTGCGACCCAATAGCAGGGTTAGTTGAGGCTCCTTGTGCAAAGCGAAATGCATCAGGAACAGTTAGTGCTCTTACTGTAGCAGATATGGCAATGGCTGGAGTAAAAAGTGTAATTCCATTTGATGAGGTAGTAGATGCTATGTATAGAGTTGGAAAGCAGCTGCCATGTGAGTTAAGAGAAACTGCATTAGGTGGACTCGCTACAACTCCAACCGGGATAGAAATAAGAAAAAAGGTTTTAGGGCAATAA
- the sdaAB gene encoding L-serine ammonia-lyase, iron-sulfur-dependent subunit beta, translating to MRKYSAFDIIGPAMIGPSSSHTAGAARLGKVARTIAGYDIKSVKFLLHGSFAMTYKGHGTDRALAAGILGMDPCDERLRDALEIAKSLDVKLEFIGSDLGDVHPNTVKFIITKDDDSVVEIMGSSIGGGNIIITEIDGDPLEFTGQYPTLLIKHRDIPGMVSKVTTLMYENNINIAFMRVFRSSKGEQATMMFETDNIIPQSVVGKMSSLAQINSIRIVNPVTEI from the coding sequence ATGAGAAAATATAGTGCCTTTGATATAATTGGACCTGCAATGATAGGACCTTCAAGTTCACATACCGCAGGTGCGGCGCGACTTGGGAAAGTAGCTAGAACTATTGCAGGTTATGACATAAAGAGTGTTAAATTCTTGCTTCATGGATCTTTTGCAATGACTTATAAAGGACATGGTACAGATAGGGCTTTAGCAGCTGGTATTCTTGGGATGGATCCATGCGATGAAAGGCTTAGAGATGCATTAGAAATTGCAAAAAGTTTAGATGTAAAATTAGAATTTATTGGGTCAGATCTTGGAGATGTTCACCCTAATACGGTAAAGTTTATTATAACTAAGGATGATGATTCAGTTGTAGAAATTATGGGTTCATCAATTGGTGGAGGAAATATTATTATTACTGAGATTGATGGTGATCCATTAGAATTTACCGGACAATATCCTACTCTATTAATAAAGCATAGAGATATTCCGGGAATGGTATCTAAAGTTACAACTTTAATGTATGAAAATAATATTAACATTGCATTTATGAGAGTTTTTAGAAGCAGCAAGGGAGAACAGGCAACTATGATGTTTGAAACAGACAATATTATACCTCAGTCTGTTGTAGGTAAGATGTCAAGTTTAGCGCAGATAAACAGTATTAGAATTGTAAATCCTGTAACAGAAATATAG
- a CDS encoding DUF1657 domain-containing protein, giving the protein MTVGTQMQQAIAGIQSAAATMKTFALETEDKTAKADFQDIACKLDDALKVLEGRQKYIEEQEPQYSQK; this is encoded by the coding sequence ATGACAGTAGGAACTCAAATGCAGCAGGCAATTGCTGGAATTCAAAGTGCAGCAGCAACAATGAAAACTTTTGCTCTTGAAACAGAAGATAAGACTGCTAAAGCGGATTTTCAAGACATAGCATGTAAGCTTGATGATGCTTTAAAGGTTTTAGAAGGCAGACAAAAGTATATAGAAGAACAAGAACCTCAATATAGCCAAAAATAA